The stretch of DNA TAAATATTGCGCCATCATCTGATAGCAATTCTCTTAACAATTTTAATCTTGGGACAATCATGCATAGCCATTTATCGTGCCGAGTTAAATCATCTTTACCGACTTCTTTACCCAGCCAATCTTTTAACATTGGATTATTTACATTATCATTGTATATCCATTGTTCATTACCGGTATTGTACGGGGGGTCGATAAATATACATTTTACTTTGCCTGCGTATTGAGGAAGCAGTGATTTTAAAGCCAGCAGGTTGTCGCCTTCGATAATGAGATTGCCATTACTTTTCTCTTCATGAAAATTAAGCTTATCTACTTCATCTAGGGTATGGTAAGGAATTGAAAGATGATGATTCCAAATTATATTCTTGCCTTTAAATTGTAATGTCGGCATGGGTTACTCCTGTATTAAAGATTCAAATTTAGTTTTAAGCTCAGACAGCTTACTTTCGGTGATTTTACCTTCATTTAATGCCAATAGAACGTTGACGGGTTTCTGGTCATTTCTATTTGGCAATGTAACTCCCAGGTAATTCTCTAAATCAACATCAAAAGAGTCAATTTTAATAGTAAATGGTGTTATTTTTTGTGTAATATAGTCATTCACTATCTGCTGATAAGCTTTGTCTGCATCTCCATCATACAAAACCGAATGACGAATTCCAAGACTTCCAAGAAGGTTCATGAATTTATGAATATTGAACTTTCCAAGTGAATCAAAAATGTAAATTTGCCGCTTTTTCAGATCAATCCACTTTGTATCCAGGAGATAGTCAAAAAGAGCCTTTTCGGTCGCACCCTCGCATAAAATTACATGCTTTGAGAAAAACAAATTTGATCGTTCGGAATCAAGCCATAGAGAATAACGAAAGGCCTCCTCTTTAAGTTTTCTATCCATATCCGGTGTTGAATGACCAAGATTATGATCTTTTATTGCTTTTTTAATTTCTGGTGATGTTTTATCATCAATCAACAAAGCTGAAAAATGGGAATACAAACCGGTATTATCTGCTACCAGTTCATCAATTTGCATCTTTGTTAATTGACGGTTTTCAGATACACCTGCTTTTTTAGCAATTTTAATTATGGATGGCAAGTCAGAAATGTTTTTACTTACAAACGTAGTTGAATGCGTAGTTATAAGTACCTGACTATCTATTGAAATCTCTTTCAAACTTAAATTGAGTAATTCCTGCTGTGTTGGGTGCAGAAATGCTTCTGGTTCTTCAAAAAGAATCAGATTAAAGTCAGGTGAAAACTCTTTTTTCTTCGGTTCCTTTTTATCAACATATTTTGAAGCAAGTCTGATTAAAGTGTAGATAATGTGCCGTTGAAGACCTTGTCCTAAGTTATCAATATCTACTTGATTATGACCAAGATTACTGTCAGTGATATAATGATTCAGAAGATTTTTTACAATATCTTCCGGCTTCAATGAACCTATTTTAAATCCGAATGATATTTCCCAATTTGAAATTTGATTATTGATATCATTTACCAAGCCATTGAGTGAAAAATCATCTGTGGTTGATTCCTGCTTAAATTCATCATTGAATGACTCCAAAGCTTTTCCAAGCTCAGAGTAAGCGGTGCTGGTTAATACAGCCTTTTTAAATACAAAATTTGTTATTTCTCGTAATGGAGAAGGGCCTGACAATTTCATATTATCAGATGTTTTGCTCATTTCAGGTATATAGATTACTGTCCCCAATTTCGCTGAGGATACATTTTTCCAGCCATAAAAACTGGTGCTGGATAAAGTATTATTTTCATAACCATAAATATTTCCAATCAAGTCTTTGTTTTCTGTTAAAAAAAACCTTCTAACCTTAAAGGAGTTTGGAGTGATCTTATACTCGTCCTTTAAAGTAGTTGCTTCATCGTCAGTTAATGAATATTCAATATCGATCCATGATTCATTATCGTCCGTGGTAAATTTTGGAAAATCTCTTTCCTTTGAAAATTTCAATCCGCTTTCTTCATAAAAAAGTCTTAAAGCAGTAATGACATTTGTTTTTCCGGCATTATTCTCACCTACAAGAAGAGAAAATGAATTTAATATTATAGTCGCATCTTTAATCGATCTGATATTGTGAATTATTACTTTTTCGATTTTCATTTTCTGAACTCCTTTTTCTTCTCTTTAGCCCGCCACGGACGGCGGGCGTCTTGGGGGCGGGATTAAGAAATAATTTTATCAACCATATTATATTTTTTCAACCAAAAGTCTGGCGCGGTTTTTCATCTAACGTTTGCTTATGTGACGTCGCGGCAGCCTTTTGCCGCGATGTGGCGTAGCCCGAACGAGCGACAGCGAGTGGAGCACATAAGCGGTGTTGTGCGACGTAGCAACACTACTATACATTCAGAAACTTTGAAGCATGGACGCTGAAAAGTTTGCAACAAATTTCTGACACGATGCCTTTTAGTTCAAATGTGTCGCCTTTGTCTTTTTGTTTTTTAAATCTTTTACTTCTTTTACGCCTTTACGCCTTTTAAACATTTCAAATTCTTCATGTCTTTTACGCTTTTAATTCTTTAAAATCTTTTACGCCTTTTAAATACTTCAAGCTCTTCATGCCTTTTACGCTTTTAAAACTTTTCAATACAATTCCTGAATTTATAAATATTACCTGGATTCAAAAAAGTAAATCACATTTTTTAAATTTCATTCACACAAATCAAGTTGCTATACATTACAAATATATTTCTATTTCTTTAATTCTTTTGCTTTTGCCTTTTAATCGCCACGGATGGCGATACTAATTTTGTTGCTATGTCGCACAACGTTTTGCTTATGCGAAGTCGCGGCAGCCTTATAGCCGCGATTTGGCGTAGCCCGAACGACCGCCAGGGAGTGAAGCGCATAAGCTTTGTTGTGCGAAGGTGATGCGCCCTTAATCAAAAAGTCAGTAAAATACATGGATGTATTTTACTATTCAACAAAATAATCCTGCTTTAAGTATTCACCACGACTATCATGCATTAAACTCAAACTGGATAATAATATAAAAAACTTGACATTGTATTTATTAATTTTTAACCTTTGATAAAGTATTATTTGTTTGATTAAAAAATCTACTTTTTTTTAGCATTAAACATAATCTATACTTAAATAAAATGAGGAGGTATTATTTAATGGCATCTATTCGCAGGAGATAGAAAGGGCAATAAAATTGCAAACTCCTATCTAACAATGGGTAACTTATGCTATTTATTTGCTCTCATTTTTGCGAATGATGTGTACATTATTGTGAATTAATGTTTTATCTTATTTAGTATTCATTTTTTTATATAGCTGCACAGGCAAAGTTTACCCCTAATTGGGATGCCTGCATTTTTATTGCCATTTCGTTTTTTGAGCAATATAAAGAAATTGTCCCGCTGTTAGTGGAAATTCTTTAGCGGTATAAATCTCATACTTTTAACCAGCCTTGCTGTCAATTTTTAATTTTTGATCTTCAAGTATTTTTTCCATGTTCTTTACAAGATAGCTTATCCCTACGAACCCTTTAACACGGTGCATGCGCTCTTCACTCTGCAGTATTGCCGAAGCAAGCCATCTCTTCTTCATGTCACCCTTGCCCCATTTTTTAACCCTGTGAGCAAATCGTTCAAGAGAGCTATTAAGGCTTTCTATCGGGTTAGTAGAGTATACTGTCTTATAAAGATAGGGGGAAACTCCAAGTTTTAAAACTGTCAGAGTTTCCTCCATGCCTTCGCGGACACTACGTCCCATGTCAGGATTAATATTGTCAGCCCATTTCGCAAATGAATTTAACAGGGCAAGGGCTTTCTCATAGTCTTGTTCTGCATATGCCGCATTAAGTCTGCGTTCAACTTCAACTTTCATTTTTTCCGGTGCATGATCTATGATGTTGCGTTTCTTATGCTCCCGGCATCGCTGAATAAAACAATTATCGAAGCGTTTTGTTATGGCTGAATAAATGGCCTTCGCTCCGTCAATCACAAACAGCACAGGCCGTTCCTTTTGCAATCCCCGGTTTTCCATGTCATCAAACATGGAATTGATAATACCGGCATTCTCTGTTCCTCCCTGGCGCATCGAAAGGGCCTTTTTTACGCCATTTTCATTGACTCCCAACGCAATAATCATCATGTCCCCACCAATTTCATATCCATCAATGAAAATTATAGGATAGTACCCGTCAATTGGACGCTCATCAAACTCTTTGAGAGCCCGGGCGCTTGCCTTGACAAAGTGACGGCTTACGCTTGATTTTTCTATCCCATATGAATCCTGAATTGCTTCAGCGACTGCTCTGTAGTTGCGGGTAGATACACCATGCAGCATTTTCGCCATTACACTGGCCTCAATTATGCTATTTCTCTGAAAATTATTATACATTTCAAGGGGCTCCTCTTTCTTCGAGCCTCCCCGTTTTACGATCCTCGGCTTTTCCAGTTGTATCTTTTGTCCGTTTACAATAACATAACCAGTCTTCTGTTTGCCATGACGATAACAGGCGTGGGATGTCGAGCGCTCATAAGGTTTGCCGCATTTGCTCTCTATTTCGGCATCTATCATTGCCTTGATCGCCAGCAGGGCTATACCGTTTACAAATTCATTGACTCCCTGTTCGTAAAGCTCCTTCAATTCTTTTCTCGGAGCAATGAAGTCATAGAGAGATAAAATCTCATTGAATTCTTT from Leptospiraceae bacterium encodes:
- a CDS encoding IS256 family transposase, with the translated sequence MNSKKVKKTNVKESRQKEFNEILSLYDFIAPRKELKELYEQGVNEFVNGIALLAIKAMIDAEIESKCGKPYERSTSHACYRHGKQKTGYVIVNGQKIQLEKPRIVKRGGSKKEEPLEMYNNFQRNSIIEASVMAKMLHGVSTRNYRAVAEAIQDSYGIEKSSVSRHFVKASARALKEFDERPIDGYYPIIFIDGYEIGGDMMIIALGVNENGVKKALSMRQGGTENAGIINSMFDDMENRGLQKERPVLFVIDGAKAIYSAITKRFDNCFIQRCREHKKRNIIDHAPEKMKVEVERRLNAAYAEQDYEKALALLNSFAKWADNINPDMGRSVREGMEETLTVLKLGVSPYLYKTVYSTNPIESLNSSLERFAHRVKKWGKGDMKKRWLASAILQSEERMHRVKGFVGISYLVKNMEKILEDQKLKIDSKAG
- a CDS encoding AAA family ATPase, which translates into the protein MKIEKVIIHNIRSIKDATIILNSFSLLVGENNAGKTNVITALRLFYEESGLKFSKERDFPKFTTDDNESWIDIEYSLTDDEATTLKDEYKITPNSFKVRRFFLTENKDLIGNIYGYENNTLSSTSFYGWKNVSSAKLGTVIYIPEMSKTSDNMKLSGPSPLREITNFVFKKAVLTSTAYSELGKALESFNDEFKQESTTDDFSLNGLVNDINNQISNWEISFGFKIGSLKPEDIVKNLLNHYITDSNLGHNQVDIDNLGQGLQRHIIYTLIRLASKYVDKKEPKKKEFSPDFNLILFEEPEAFLHPTQQELLNLSLKEISIDSQVLITTHSTTFVSKNISDLPSIIKIAKKAGVSENRQLTKMQIDELVADNTGLYSHFSALLIDDKTSPEIKKAIKDHNLGHSTPDMDRKLKEEAFRYSLWLDSERSNLFFSKHVILCEGATEKALFDYLLDTKWIDLKKRQIYIFDSLGKFNIHKFMNLLGSLGIRHSVLYDGDADKAYQQIVNDYITQKITPFTIKIDSFDVDLENYLGVTLPNRNDQKPVNVLLALNEGKITESKLSELKTKFESLIQE